The following coding sequences lie in one Microvirga sp. 17 mud 1-3 genomic window:
- a CDS encoding ABC transporter substrate-binding protein — protein MKPLSRLKCLSITVSVVGLLGLSPSYAADLIIGSSTEPSALDPHFSRTGNNQNIAAQIFDRLISPDPNLQVTPALAESWQNVDPTTWRIKLRSGVTFQDGSPLTAEDVVFSLTRVKDIPNSPAPFTGNVGSIASMTIVDPQTIEFKTKNPTPDFIEQVGLVYIVQKKLAEGKTIEAFNDRSATVGTGPYKVKEWVPGDHISLVRNDSYWGKKPAFENVTIKFIANDAARVAALRSGSVDLIDAVPPGDVKTLSGVNGLKLWSIPSARVVYLALDASRDESPFVVGPDGKPLNPNPLKDVRVRQALSKLVNRQLIVDRILDGAGEAAGQIVPDGIGGFDPSLKAPAADTEGAKKLLTEAGFPQGFGLTLHTSNDRFPGDAETAQGIGQMFARGGIKVNGVVAQPYNVYASAAGKQQFSAFIFSLGTTTPTSATSLRNLLMTPNKEAGTGSFNRTRYSNAQFDAKMKEATSEFDPQKRVALLQEATRIAMTDVGVIPLFWPKVYWASKANVTYTPNRGEDLMAPLAGIAQ, from the coding sequence ATGAAGCCTCTGTCCCGCCTGAAGTGCCTGAGCATCACCGTCTCGGTGGTCGGCCTCCTCGGGCTTTCGCCGTCCTATGCGGCGGACCTGATCATCGGCAGCTCCACGGAGCCCTCCGCGCTCGATCCGCATTTCTCGCGCACCGGCAACAACCAGAATATCGCCGCCCAGATCTTCGACCGGCTCATCTCGCCCGATCCGAACCTGCAGGTGACGCCTGCGCTCGCGGAATCCTGGCAGAACGTGGACCCGACCACGTGGCGCATCAAGCTGCGCTCGGGCGTGACCTTCCAGGACGGCAGCCCGCTCACCGCCGAGGACGTGGTGTTCTCCCTTACCCGCGTGAAGGACATCCCGAATAGCCCCGCGCCCTTCACGGGCAATGTCGGCTCCATCGCCAGCATGACGATCGTCGATCCGCAGACGATCGAGTTCAAGACGAAGAACCCCACGCCCGATTTCATCGAGCAGGTGGGCCTCGTCTACATCGTCCAGAAGAAGCTCGCCGAAGGAAAGACCATCGAGGCCTTCAACGACCGTTCCGCGACGGTTGGCACGGGCCCCTATAAGGTCAAGGAATGGGTGCCGGGCGATCACATCTCGCTCGTGCGCAACGATTCCTACTGGGGCAAGAAGCCCGCCTTCGAGAACGTCACGATCAAGTTCATCGCCAACGATGCGGCCCGCGTCGCAGCCCTGCGCTCCGGCTCCGTCGACCTGATCGATGCGGTGCCGCCGGGTGACGTGAAGACCCTCTCGGGCGTGAACGGCCTCAAGCTCTGGTCGATCCCCTCTGCACGCGTCGTCTATCTCGCGCTCGATGCGAGCCGCGACGAGAGCCCGTTCGTGGTCGGGCCGGACGGCAAGCCTCTGAACCCGAACCCGCTCAAGGACGTGCGCGTCCGCCAGGCACTGTCGAAGCTCGTCAACCGCCAGCTCATCGTCGACCGGATCCTGGACGGGGCCGGCGAGGCGGCCGGGCAGATCGTTCCCGATGGAATCGGCGGCTTCGACCCGTCCCTGAAGGCGCCGGCCGCCGACACGGAAGGCGCCAAGAAGCTGCTCACCGAGGCCGGTTTCCCTCAAGGGTTCGGCCTGACGCTGCATACCTCCAATGACCGCTTCCCGGGCGATGCCGAAACCGCGCAGGGGATCGGCCAGATGTTCGCCCGCGGCGGCATCAAGGTGAACGGCGTCGTCGCGCAGCCCTACAACGTCTATGCGTCCGCGGCGGGCAAGCAGCAGTTCAGCGCCTTCATCTTCTCCCTCGGCACCACGACGCCCACCTCGGCGACGAGCCTCCGCAACCTCCTGATGACGCCCAACAAGGAAGCCGGAACGGGCTCCTTCAACCGCACGCGCTATTCCAACGCGCAGTTCGACGCGAAGATGAAGGAGGCCACATCGGAGTTCGATCCGCAGAAGCGCGTCGCCCTCCTGCAGGAAGCGACCCGGATCGCCATGACGGATGTCGGCGTCATTCCGCTGTTCTGGCCGAAGGTGTACTGGGCCTCCAAGGCGAACGTCACCTACACGCCCAACAGGGGTGAGGACCTGATGGCTCCGCTCGCAGGTATCGCCCAATGA
- a CDS encoding CocE/NonD family hydrolase yields MTSQAVRQTASSTAAAVEVLADDVVVHRDVMVRMRDGVHLATDVYRPAVGGKPVEGALPAIMERTPYGKTQRSRSEIEPGMERPMTRAEVAMHFVRAGFVVVYQDCRGRYNSEGTFTKYLSEGPDGYDTCAWIVEQPWCDGKIGTMGLSYAAHTQAALACLNPPGLACMVLDSGGFSSAYRTGIRQGGAFELKQLTWAYNNAKESPEAQNDPLILGALEAEDLKSWFHVMPWSEGRSPVRWVPEYESYVLEQWRQGTFGDFWKKVGIYAEGSYDTFPQVPVALLSSWYDAYVSTTFDNYEGLTRSGERPVSVIMGPWLHGNRNTTFAGDAYFGENATISGNVTPSWLEFRRRWFTRWLKADANGVDAEPPVRLFLMGGGTGRKTEAGKLDHGGRWIEATSWPLPETEFRPFYIHHNGELRETPAEQNVAALSYDFDPSDPVPTIGGALTSGQPVFEGGVFDQREAPQFFGCRHPGLPLSARRDVLSFETQPLDEDLAVVGPITVELWVSSDALDTDFTAKLIDVHPPSRDYPTGYAMNLTDGILRCRYRKSWENPEPIVPGEVFRITIEPFATANLFAKGHRIRLDISSSNFPKFDVNPNTGEPEGMGRTRRVARNSVYCDAVHASRIILPCVPARQIRTLKGIRSE; encoded by the coding sequence ATGACCTCACAGGCCGTTCGACAGACCGCCTCCTCCACGGCTGCTGCCGTGGAGGTCCTCGCCGACGACGTGGTGGTGCATCGGGACGTGATGGTCCGCATGCGCGACGGGGTCCATCTCGCGACGGACGTGTACCGCCCGGCCGTCGGCGGAAAGCCCGTCGAGGGGGCCCTCCCGGCCATCATGGAGAGGACGCCCTACGGCAAGACGCAGCGCTCGCGCTCGGAGATCGAGCCCGGCATGGAGCGGCCCATGACGCGGGCCGAGGTCGCCATGCATTTCGTGAGGGCCGGCTTCGTGGTGGTCTATCAGGATTGCCGCGGGCGCTACAATTCGGAGGGCACGTTCACGAAGTACCTCTCTGAAGGTCCGGACGGCTACGACACCTGCGCGTGGATCGTGGAGCAGCCCTGGTGCGACGGCAAGATCGGCACCATGGGGCTGTCCTATGCGGCGCATACGCAGGCGGCTCTCGCCTGCCTGAACCCGCCGGGGCTCGCCTGCATGGTGCTCGATTCCGGCGGCTTCTCGAGCGCGTACCGCACGGGCATTCGCCAGGGCGGCGCCTTCGAGCTCAAGCAGCTCACCTGGGCCTACAACAACGCCAAGGAGAGCCCGGAGGCGCAGAACGATCCGCTGATCCTCGGCGCCCTCGAGGCCGAGGACCTGAAGTCCTGGTTCCATGTCATGCCGTGGTCCGAGGGACGCTCGCCGGTGCGGTGGGTGCCCGAATACGAGAGCTACGTGCTGGAGCAGTGGCGCCAGGGCACGTTCGGTGATTTCTGGAAGAAGGTCGGCATCTATGCGGAAGGGTCCTACGACACCTTCCCGCAGGTCCCGGTCGCGCTCCTGTCGAGCTGGTACGATGCCTATGTCAGCACGACCTTCGACAATTACGAAGGCCTGACCCGCAGCGGAGAGCGGCCGGTCTCCGTGATCATGGGGCCGTGGCTGCACGGCAATCGCAACACGACCTTCGCGGGCGATGCTTATTTCGGCGAGAACGCCACGATTTCGGGCAACGTGACGCCATCCTGGCTGGAATTCCGGCGGCGATGGTTCACGCGCTGGCTCAAGGCGGACGCGAACGGCGTCGATGCCGAGCCGCCGGTCCGCCTGTTCCTCATGGGCGGCGGAACGGGACGCAAGACGGAAGCCGGCAAGCTCGATCATGGCGGCCGCTGGATCGAGGCGACATCTTGGCCGCTGCCCGAGACGGAGTTCCGGCCCTTCTACATCCACCACAACGGAGAGCTTCGCGAGACGCCTGCCGAGCAGAACGTAGCGGCCCTAAGCTACGATTTCGATCCCTCCGATCCGGTGCCGACGATCGGCGGCGCGCTCACCAGCGGCCAGCCGGTCTTCGAAGGCGGCGTCTTCGACCAGCGGGAGGCGCCGCAATTCTTCGGTTGCCGTCATCCGGGTCTTCCGCTCTCGGCGCGCCGGGATGTGCTCTCGTTTGAGACGCAGCCGCTGGATGAGGATCTCGCGGTCGTCGGTCCCATCACGGTCGAGCTCTGGGTCTCGTCCGATGCTCTGGATACGGATTTCACCGCGAAGCTGATCGACGTCCATCCGCCGTCCCGGGACTATCCAACCGGATACGCCATGAACCTGACGGACGGCATTCTGCGCTGCCGCTACCGCAAGTCCTGGGAGAACCCGGAGCCGATCGTGCCGGGCGAGGTCTTCAGGATCACCATCGAGCCCTTCGCGACCGCGAACCTGTTCGCCAAAGGCCATCGGATCCGGCTGGACATCTCGTCGTCCAACTTCCCGAAATTCGACGTGAACCCCAACACAGGTGAGCCTGAGGGCATGGGGCGGACCCGCAGGGTCGCGCGCAACTCCGTCTATTGCGACGCGGTCCATGCCTCGCGGATCATCCTTCCCTGCGTGCCTGCGCGGCAGATCAGGACCCTGAAGGGCATCCGGAGCGAATAG